AGAAGCCCGAGATCACCAGCACATCGGCCTCGCCGATGCGCTCCGCCAGCGCCGATGGAGACCAGACCTGGAAGTGGGGAATGCCGGTCTGGCGCCGGGCGAAGCGGTCGGCCAGTTGATAGGCGGGATGGGCAAAGCAGACGGTGGGCGTTGGGATGGAGTCCATGGGTACGTTATGACCTGTGGGGATGAATCTTGCTCTTTCGGTTTTTTATAAACTGGATAACCTCTTCCACGGTATAGGGAGGGTTTCGTTTGTGGATAATTGCATGGCAATTTGGGCAAACAGGAATTAAGTCTCGGATTGGGTCCACCTGATATTTTTCGCCCACTTCTGAGAGTGGCTTAATGTGGTGCACATGAATTGTGCCTCGCCCTGCTTCCCCATATTGTTCCTGAAAGTCGAACCCACAGATCTGGCAATAGGCGCCGTAATGGGCGATACATGCAGCCCGTGCTTTGGGATTCCGCTCATAGGCGTTGACTGTTATGCGTTGTTTGCCGCCTTCAGGGAAGGTTGCATCATCCTGCACTTCTTCAGGTAACATCCATTCGGGCCTGCCTGGTCCGTAGTGCGGTTCCAGAACGGGGCGCTCTGTTTTCTCCCGCAGGTAGAGCACCAGAGATGGATTGTGCTTGGCCTGGCTGTTTGTCTTTAGCTGGCGAAATTTATGGGCGACCTTCTCGATAAACGGGAAATGGAGCGATTTGATGATGGGCCAAACCTCCCCATGGGCTGAGGAAGGCGTGTAATATCCGTTTCTTGAAGGGACTCGTTGAAACGTTGGGTAGTCATCATGGTCCCACTGCCATTCATCGATCGCTTCCAGTAATTGTAACGCATCATCTGCTGTGGCCAGCGTTTCCTCGTCTAATGCCATCCAGATAACTTCTTCCTCAATCGAGCACACAATAATACTGCCGACCACCAGACGGACATGGCCGGTATCACAGTATACGCCCCATTTGTTGTTACCCCAGGAATCTGCGAAATGAATCGCTTCAACAAATACATCCAGAGATAGCTTTCTCTTGTCTTCGTCAGGAAGGAGGGAGCAGACGATTTGGTGGATGCGGTCGGGGTCAGGTTTCCTGCCGGGCATTTCCTGCTGTCTGGTCCTGCTATCTGGGATTGATTCGTGATTCAGGGAGCTTTCAGGTGGAGACTCATGGCCGGTTCATATGAATCCCGCTTCCTCGAAGTCCCCCATGTACCTTTAAGTAGGGAGCTCTTTTGAGCAATTGGGCGGAGTTCACCTAATCCTATTGTAACATGACTCCCCTGCAAAAAGCATCACTGTCTTTGCATTTTATATCGATTCCCTAACCAAGAGTCATCGTAGGTCACGTTTCCATACGTGATCGCTGGTCCGATAGGAGGTGGGGCTGGCCGGTGAAGACGGTGCCCTGCGCCTGCCCTATTGCATCCACCACCAGGGGCTGGTCAAAGCCCAGGAGCTGGACGGGCACTATCCCATTGCCACCAGTGCCACCCACCTGGATGCTGGTGGCTCATAGGTCCGACGTCGGTGAGGCACCTGAGACTGTGTCCCGGGCATCGATGTTGGTCTGCTGGAGCCCCTTGACATTGGCCATCTCTCATACCTGGTCTTGGGCCCCGGCTGGTGGCTCGATTATGGACGTGCAACCCGTTACTAGTTCAGGGAGAGGTCTCCTATTGTTTTAAACCGGAGTGAACTGTCGAAAGCAGGTTTAGCAGAGTAAGTATCAGCCATGCTTCATAAAATAATGTCAGTGGTATTACCGAGAGATTTTTTAGGAACAAGCTTAAAGATGTTTTGTTCAAAAATTTTAGTGTTGTGTTTTTATGTATACTTAACAGGAGCTTCTCGTCGGATACCAAGTACTGTATAAGGGAATTCAATAAGAAGGCTAGCAAGGTAAAAACGACTGTTGTGGCAAGGAGTTCAAAGTAATGGGTCTTTATTGAATGAAACACTGTTGACGGAATGACATACCACTGCATTTTGGGCGTTTTAAATATGGACTTAATCCGCTCAATACCAAGGGAAAATACACCGCTGCCAATTAAGAAAATGAAGAGAATAACCCGAGCCCCCTCAACAATTATTTCAATTAGCCAATATGTTTGTTTGTTGACGATGCGCACTTCATCTGTTTGTATAACTCTTCCTATTGCCGGCACAAGTACTAAGATAGTGATTAATAACACATTTCTACTCATCAGGGAAAGTGCCCAAGTAATCATAAAAGTCCTCCATCTTTTTGGAATGGTAATACCGTGCATTATCCGCTATAATGGAGCCGTTCGGACGACTCTCGCAAGCTGGCACTTCAGCGTCCGCATCCGTGGGGATCCAATCCGACTTGCTTTATGGGCCGGCGATGTAGCCGTCCAAACGGCAGACTGCCTGATAATGAATGCAACGCATAATAGATATAGATATGTATTCCATGGTAGGTCGCCGGTTTAGGGATAAGTTTCCTATTGGCTTTAATCCCTTGAACTAGCGTTGACTGTCGAATGTAAGCTTAGTTCATAAAAATCCACTACCCAAAGGGGGATGCACATGACTCCGCGCGATTGTGCAGAGCTATTGCACACCCCCTTTCAGAATATTTCCATACCTTTTGAGAGCCCCCCAATCCTTCAGCGCTTTGCGCAAAGTCTAATTTTAGCTACGAAGGCTAGTTCCGATTAGGGGAGATTCCCAGAGTGCACGCGTGTTCCCTTCACATACCGAATCTCATCAGTACCATACACAGCAATACCAAAACGAATAAAGCTAGGCTGAAGAGGTTGCTATTACGGATATAGCGGGCTGCTCCCGGGCGGAAGCGATCCCCGTCCCAAACTTTTGCGTACACAGTGCGACTCGAGACGGCTCCATGCACCGTGAGCACAAGTACCAAGAGTAGGGCTACCAGGAAGGTAAGTCCATAAGCTGTAGTGAGCAAGTATCCCCAGCTCCTGATCGGTCCCAGCCAGGTGCCGCGCAGGATTCCTAACCAGAACACCAATGTTCCTGAAAGCATCATCAAGCGGCCAACAAACCTGTCCATGACCTGGAGGGTGGCCTTTGCTTCAGCAGGAGGACGGCGTAGCAGCGTGGGCCAGACGCCGAGCGCCATGAACACGTATCCGCCAAACCAAGTCATTCCGGCCAGCACGTGCAGATAATGTACCACTATGATCCAGGTTAGGTTCATACCAGCCTCCTCTAACGAGTTGAACGGGCTCCATTTACCCCGATGGCTTTGCCGATCATGTGCGGATCCTCTACCACGTTTAACAAGGTCATGGCATAGTCAGCGCGGGAAAGCTGCCAGTGGCCGCCGGTGGGATTGGGTTCACTGTCTGTATGTACCTCCCCGCTTCCGGGCTTATCGTTGAGCATGGTAGCCCGCACAATGCTCCAGTCTAGTCCGCTCGCCTGGAGTATGCCCTCGGCCCGCGCCAGGTCGGCGTAGGCAGCCCGAAAAATCACCCAGGCGAGCGTAACTGCCAACCAGGGACGGCTGGCTACGATGCTGCGGCTGCTCGTCGTGACTATCCGACGTACTCCGCTTTCCTTCATCACGGTGATGAGGTTGAGTGTCGTTTGGCTGATAACGGTTGTCGGCCCCAGGTTGGGTGGGGAGACGATCGTGATCACTGCGTCATGGCCGGGTACTGCTTTGCGTAGGTCGGCCAGGTCGAGCGCATCTCCCTGCACTACCCCAGCTAGCCCCTCTAAGCCCGCCAAAGCCTCTGGGCGGCGGGTAAAGGCCGTGATCTGATGGCCTCGGCGGATCCCCTGCTCGAGCACGTGTCGACCAGTGCGCCCTGTTGAACCGATCACTAGTAGCTTCATATGCCCTCTTGAAGAGTTTATCGATTGCCGATGATGATCAACTGTCTGATAGAGCGTTATTCAGATGTGCTTTTGTTGGGGTGGTAGCGACCACTGGCGCGCAGGGTCTTCCCCAGGGTGCGCAGCATGTCCTGAAACTGTTCGCCCAGCTTCCTATTGGACGGGGCGAACAGCGGCACGAGCCAGCGGGTCGTGCCCGGTGCGATGTTGTAGACGCGGTACTGGATCAGGGTTCTCCCGTTGTGGTCCTTGACGATGTACTCACCTCGGTACCACCACTCGCCTTGGAGGGAGGCTCGTCGTTCCACCTCGTCTATCGTGACCTTGCCCAGGCCGGATTGCTCGAGAAAGGACACGAGTGCCTTCCACACCTCCTTGGGGGGAGCGTCCATCTCTCCGGAAGCGGACCAGGTCGATTTTTTCGAATCGGACATCTCGGTATTCTCTCCTCTGCCTTCGCAGGAAAGCATGCCTCATCGTGGGTGAACAGTTCGTCCAACAGGTCGGTAGTATCGAACTGGCCGGCGATGTTCGCACAGCGCGACGTCACCATCATTCCCAGGCAGTTCGTGGGTACCAAGCAACGAGGTTGAGTGTCGGTTGGCTGATAACGGTTGTCGGTCCCAGGTTGGGTGGGGAGACGATCGTGATCACTGCGTCATGGCCGGGTACTGCTTTGCGCAGGTCGGCCAGGTCGAGCGCATCTCCCTGTATTACCCCAGCTAGCCCCTCTAAGCCCGCCAAAGCCTCTGGGCGGCGGGTAAAGGCCGTGATCTGATGGCCTCGGCGGATCCCCTGCTCGAGCACGTGTCGACCGGTACGCCCTGTTGAACTGAACACCAGTAGCTTCATATATGCTCCTTTCGCAAAATTATTATATAGTATTGATTACCAATTATATTAGTAATTAGGTTTGTGGTAGAATAGCACAGGAGGCACTCAATGTCAAGGAAAACCCGATCTGTTCAACCCGTTTTGGCGACGGAGATTGGTCGTCGCTTCAGTACAGCTGTGGTGCTTTACCACAGTGCGGTTGCTGAATGCTTTGGTCTCAGCGCCACCGATTGGAAGTGCGGCGAAATACTCAGCCGGATGGGGCCAATGAATCCCACACAACTGGCGGCGCTCACCGGCATGAGCACTGCGGCGGTGACATTGGTCATTGACCGCCTTGAGCAAGCCGGGTTTGCCCGCCGCGAGCGTGACCCCAACGATCGGCGCAAGGTTCTGGTCTACCCTACCGCTACCCCAGAGATAGAGCAGAAGATAGAAGAAGTTTTCAGGGAATTGACCGAGAAAATGGAGGCGCTAATGGCTCGTTACAGCCCTCAACAACTCCAGGCCATAGTGGATTTCATTCAGCAAGCCACCCAGATTATGGAGTCCGAAACTGCGCGGCTGCGCGGGGAGGCGGCGAAGAAGGCTTGATTGTGTACAGAGAGGTTTACATCTCGGGTGCTGAAATTAGATAGTTCCCTGTGAAGAGTGAAGAGTTGCTGGCAGAGTGGGAGACCATACTGCACTACACGACAAAAAAATGAACAGGTCGAGGTTTTGGTTGTAGGACGGTAGGCCCAAAACCTTCCAAAACCAAAACCCGACCCGTCCGCCATGCTTTACGTCGAACAGCTGACAAACGTTCTTGCAGAGCGGCCACCTCTTGGCACCGCGCCCGCCTTCACTTTATCGCTCGCTTTCCAGTGCTGTAGCAAGTACGTGCGCAGGCCGGGGCAACCCGTGCCGAGCAAAGCATCGAGCTGCTGTACGCATTGTTTGCGCTGCTTCCGGCGCAGAAGAGGTGTCTAGCGTGGTATGCCCCAAAATAGGCCACATGTGGTGGCGAAAATTGCCAAACACCCGCTTGACTCAGGCGTTCATACAAACTCCTTGCGACTTTTCACTTGTCAATCTCGGACCCAGTTCTACTCTGTGGCTAATCCGAGACAAGGGTCGTCGTGTGAGACACCCCTTCGGCATGTCAGACGCGCTCCGCCAGCGAATGTCTCCGGAGCCAGTGGATGGCTTGGCCTTAGCGCCATTCGGTGGTGCGCCCCCTCCTGCCGGACGCGTGGCAGTGTTCTCGCCCAGCCCTTCCACAAAGCCGCGCCGCCAGCTCGGGTAGATCGGCTGCCAGCGGAGCTCACGTTTCGCCTTAGCGTTGGAACCACCACGGATCTTCGTCATCATTGACACGCCACCCGCGCCGATCAGCAGCCGGGCCAACCAGACCGGCACCTTCCGCGGTGGCTTGGCGCCGACGGCGTTGGCCAGGAACGGTAGCCAGACGGCGACCGGAGCCGGCTCGTCGTCGACGATATTGTAGATGCCGGGTGAGCCGTGAGTGATGGCCGCGACAGTCGCGCGCGCCGCGTCCTCGATATGGATGAATGACCAGATCCCGGCGCCGTTGCCGACGATCGGGAAACGTCGCTTGCGGACGAGCTCGACCAGTCTTCCGTCCTGTGCGATGCCCGTGCCGGGCCCGTAGAACATGCCGTACCGCAACGCCAGTGCTTCCACATCGGTCGCGTTGCACACGGCATCCTCGAGATAGCGGATCGCTGCCAGTGTCTGGCGGAAACTGGCCGGTGGATTCGGATCCAACGGATCCTCCTCCGTCTTGACCGGGCCACCCACCCGTGCAAACGGCCAGCCACAATAGCTTTGCACGATGAACCGCCGTGCGCCCACCAGCCGCGCCGCGGCCAGCAGCGTGTCGGTGACTTCGGTGCGCAGGCGGTTGGTCAGCGCGAACTCTTGGTCGAAGCGCTTGAAATTGCCGGTCGCGTCGGCGAGCGCCGTCAATTGATGGACAATGACCTCCGGCTCTGCTTGCCGGACGGCGGCAGTCAAGGCGTCCCGGTCGAGCGGATCGGCGATGCTGGGTTGCGCGCCGAGCGTCGCGAGCGCTCTGGCTTTCTCAGCGCTGCGTGTGAGCGCGATCACTTCATAGCCATGCTCCAGGAGCAGCGGCACCAGGGCTTTGCCAAGTGCGCCGGTGCTGCCGGCGACAAATATACGCATGGTGTTTCCTCCCAATGGCTGCATGTACTGGTCGTGGCGACCGCGCGCATGGGTACGCACCTGGGATCGGGGGCACCTTGTCCGCCCCGGTGTGGGGCCGGCCAGCCACCTCCGAGCCCCAATCATGCCACCGTGCGCCACGACCTATTACTACTAAGGGATGTTGGCGCTACGCTTCTCAGCCGCGTGTGATACCGCACAGCTTATCGGGGTTGAGCACGCCGTAGACTGCCTGGATGCGGCCCCGTGCGTCAAAGTCGAACGCATAGACGCGATCGAGCCGACCATCGATCCACACCAGCAGGCCTGGCTGTCCGTTCACGCAGGCGCGCTCGAAAGTCATCATGCGTCCGGCCTTGCGCATAATGCCCACGAAGAAACGCGCTACCCGATCTGCGCCGTAGATGATATTGCGCGCGGCGCGGGCCTTGCCGCCGCCATCCGTCCACAGCGCGATGTCGTGGGCGAAGATCGCCAGCAGCCCTTGCAGGTCGCCGGCGGCGCAGGCGCGGGCAAACGCGCGCGCTGCCTGCTCGGCCTGCGCCGGGTCGGCCCGGAAGCGCGGGCGCTCGGTGCTGAGGCGCTGGCGCGCCCGGTGGCCGAGCTGGCGGCAGTGCGGCCCGTTGCTGCCGATCAACCCGGCGATCTCGTCGTAGCTGTAGCCGAACACCTCGTGCAGGATGAACACCGCCCGCTCCAGCGGAGTGAGCCGCTCGAGCAGCAGCAGAAAGGCAAACGACAGCGTCTCCTCCTGCTCGGCGCGCGCCGTCGGGTCGGGTGTGCCGGTCGAGACGAGTGGCTCGGGCAGCCAGGGGCCGACGTAGTGCTCCCGGCGCGTTCGCGCGGCGCGCAGCGCATCCAGGCACAGCCGGGTGACGATCGTCATCAGGAAGGCACGCGGCGACTGCACCGTGTGGCGCGGTGATTGTTGCCAGCGCAGAAAAGCCTCCTGGAGGATGTCCTCGGCATCCATGGCGCTGCCGAGCATACGATACGCCAGGCCGAACAACACCGGCCGGTAGCGGTCGAATTCGTGCACCAGCGCTTCGGTGTCAGCGTTATGGGTCATCGGTTGTAAGCCTGCGTTTTACCATTCCCCGAATAAAGACGAATCACAGGCCGCGCGGGTGGTAATCACCGTTCGGCGAAGGGCGGCCAGACGGTCGTCGAGGTCGCCAGGTAGCGCCCCATCTCCTGCGGGTGCGCGTTACTTGCTGATAGCCACCGCGCGCGGCTGGTAGCTGTCCACCTCGGGACGGAAGCTGATCGAGAGACGGTTCCAGCCGTTGATCGCGACCACCGCGAGCGTCAGATCGACCAACTCCTGCTCGCTGAAGTGTCGGCGTACCTCCGCGAAGAGTGTGTCGGGCACATGGGTTTCGCTTACCCGTGTGACCGCGTCAGTCCAGGCCAGCGCAGCGCGCTCGCGTTCTGTGTAGAACGGCGCCTCGTGCCAGGCAGCCAGGGCATACAGGCGTTGCTCGCTCTCGCCAGCGGCGCGTGCGTCTTTGGTGTGCATGTCGATGCAATAGGCGCAGCCGTTGATCAGCGAAGCGCGAAGGTTGACCAGCTCGCGCAACGGGCGCTCGATCGTCGAGGTCGCCAGATAGCGCTCCAGCGCGTGTAGGGTCCGGATCCCCTCGGGGGCGACATGGGCGTAGTCGATGCGTGGTGGCATAGGAGACAGCTCCTTTCTTCACATCCCGCAGACATAATTCGCATCTCGCAAACATAAGACGAAACAGCCGCTCGAAATGTGACATCCGGCTGGTTGGGTACCTGCCGCATCGGCCAACGTCGGCGCCAAATGCCGCCAGGGCTCATGCAACATCCTTGGCGGGTGGGGTTTTAAAAGACCCCGTTTTCCCGCCGTGTCAATGGCGGAAAAACGGGGTTGCAAAGGGCTCTGTCCCGCGCGCCGGAGGCCCATCCGGCGCTGCAACTCTTCGATGTATTCAGCCAGGGCCTCCGGGCGGAGATCGTTTCAAGAACTTCTTCAGGGCCGCCAGCATCATTTCCCAATTCCTCTCCGAATGCTCGCGTGCTTCCTCAGTCGCATTATTGTCCTGGGACAGTAAGACGTGGGTTTGGTTTCCCTCGTTCGACAACTCAATTGTCACCGTGTGATAGTTTTCCGGCTTGTCAGGCAGACCGGAGAGGGGGCTGAAATGACTATACTGGAGTACTCGCGGTGGCTCGAACCGCAGAATCACACCTTTGTCCTCATACGATTTGCCTTGCCACTCTCCCTTCCAGGTAATCGGGCTCCCTTCGCGCCAGTCCGTGACAACATGGGTACCGAACATGAATTGTTTGATGGCCTCAGGATTCACCAATGCACCCCAGACCCTTTCGACAGGTGCGTTTATGGTGATGGAAGCTCTGGCAATCAGGTTCTTATTCATAATTTGCTCCACCGTGAAGAGAGAAAGCGTGCATATGGCTAGCGCCGTCCTGTTGTTAGCCGAGAATCTCATTTCATCGCCCTTCCATTGCATTTCTCAACCCTGCAATGTCTATTCTCTTCATCCCGAACAGGGCGATGTT
This sequence is a window from Litorilinea aerophila. Protein-coding genes within it:
- a CDS encoding HNH endonuclease, which produces MPGRKPDPDRIHQIVCSLLPDEDKRKLSLDVFVEAIHFADSWGNNKWGVYCDTGHVRLVVGSIIVCSIEEEVIWMALDEETLATADDALQLLEAIDEWQWDHDDYPTFQRVPSRNGYYTPSSAHGEVWPIIKSLHFPFIEKVAHKFRQLKTNSQAKHNPSLVLYLREKTERPVLEPHYGPGRPEWMLPEEVQDDATFPEGGKQRITVNAYERNPKARAACIAHYGAYCQICGFDFQEQYGEAGRGTIHVHHIKPLSEVGEKYQVDPIRDLIPVCPNCHAIIHKRNPPYTVEEVIQFIKNRKSKIHPHRS
- a CDS encoding NAD(P)-dependent oxidoreductase, with amino-acid sequence MKLLVIGSTGRTGRHVLEQGIRRGHQITAFTRRPEALAGLEGLAGVVQGDALDLADLRKAVPGHDAVITIVSPPNLGPTTVISQTTLNLITVMKESGVRRIVTTSSRSIVASRPWLAVTLAWVIFRAAYADLARAEGILQASGLDWSIVRATMLNDKPGSGEVHTDSEPNPTGGHWQLSRADYAMTLLNVVEDPHMIGKAIGVNGARSTR
- a CDS encoding NAD(P)-dependent oxidoreductase is translated as MKLLVFSSTGRTGRHVLEQGIRRGHQITAFTRRPEALAGLEGLAGVIQGDALDLADLRKAVPGHDAVITIVSPPNLGPTTVISQPTLNLVAWYPRTAWE
- a CDS encoding MarR family transcriptional regulator; translation: MSRKTRSVQPVLATEIGRRFSTAVVLYHSAVAECFGLSATDWKCGEILSRMGPMNPTQLAALTGMSTAAVTLVIDRLEQAGFARRERDPNDRRKVLVYPTATPEIEQKIEEVFRELTEKMEALMARYSPQQLQAIVDFIQQATQIMESETARLRGEAAKKA
- a CDS encoding NAD-dependent epimerase/dehydratase family protein, with amino-acid sequence MRIFVAGSTGALGKALVPLLLEHGYEVIALTRSAEKARALATLGAQPSIADPLDRDALTAAVRQAEPEVIVHQLTALADATGNFKRFDQEFALTNRLRTEVTDTLLAAARLVGARRFIVQSYCGWPFARVGGPVKTEEDPLDPNPPASFRQTLAAIRYLEDAVCNATDVEALALRYGMFYGPGTGIAQDGRLVELVRKRRFPIVGNGAGIWSFIHIEDAARATVAAITHGSPGIYNIVDDEPAPVAVWLPFLANAVGAKPPRKVPVWLARLLIGAGGVSMMTKIRGGSNAKAKRELRWQPIYPSWRRGFVEGLGENTATRPAGGGAPPNGAKAKPSTGSGDIRWRSASDMPKGCLTRRPLSRISHRVELGPRLTSEKSQGVCMNA
- a CDS encoding RNA polymerase sigma-70 factor; translated protein: MTHNADTEALVHEFDRYRPVLFGLAYRMLGSAMDAEDILQEAFLRWQQSPRHTVQSPRAFLMTIVTRLCLDALRAARTRREHYVGPWLPEPLVSTGTPDPTARAEQEETLSFAFLLLLERLTPLERAVFILHEVFGYSYDEIAGLIGSNGPHCRQLGHRARQRLSTERPRFRADPAQAEQAARAFARACAAGDLQGLLAIFAHDIALWTDGGGKARAARNIIYGADRVARFFVGIMRKAGRMMTFERACVNGQPGLLVWIDGRLDRVYAFDFDARGRIQAVYGVLNPDKLCGITRG
- a CDS encoding carboxymuconolactone decarboxylase family protein; this translates as MPPRIDYAHVAPEGIRTLHALERYLATSTIERPLRELVNLRASLINGCAYCIDMHTKDARAAGESEQRLYALAAWHEAPFYTERERAALAWTDAVTRVSETHVPDTLFAEVRRHFSEQELVDLTLAVVAINGWNRLSISFRPEVDSYQPRAVAISK
- a CDS encoding SRPBCC family protein yields the protein MNKNLIARASITINAPVERVWGALVNPEAIKQFMFGTHVVTDWREGSPITWKGEWQGKSYEDKGVILRFEPPRVLQYSHFSPLSGLPDKPENYHTVTIELSNEGNQTHVLLSQDNNATEEAREHSERNWEMMLAALKKFLKRSPPGGPG